GTCGACCACCTCTTCTCCGACGTCGACGAGCTGGGTACCAGGGACGGGTCCAACCTCACGGTCGACGGCCCGGACGGGCCCGCGTTCGCGCCGTCCTTCTCGATCTGGACGACGATCGAGGAGTGCCTCAACCCGCCGGTCGTCTGGGAGCGGGACCGCGGCTGGTACACCACGGAGCCGTTCTCCGAGCCCGAGGTGTTCGACTTCCCCGGTGGGATCGGCCCCGTCGAGTGCGTGCACGTCGAGCACGAGGAGGTCGTCCTCATGCCCCGCTGGCTCGACGCCCGGCGGGTGACGTTCAAGTACGGACTCGGGGCCGACTTCATCGAGGTCCTGCGCACCCTGCGCCGGCTCGGGCTGGACCGGACCGAGCCGGTGCGGGTCGGTGGTGTGCAGGTGTCCCCGCGGGACGTGGTCGCCGCCTGCCTGCCGGACCCGGCCACGCTGGGTGACCGGATGCGCGGCGCGACCTGCGCCGGGCTGTGGGTGACCGGGACGGGCCGGGACGGGGCACCGCGGGAGGTGTACCTCCACCACGTCGTCGACAACTCCTGGTCGGTGCGCGAGTACGGCGTCCAGTGCGTCGTGTGGCAGACCGCGGTCAACCCGGCGGTTGCCCTCGAGCTGCTGGCCCGAGGCACCTGGCGCGGGACGGGCGTGCTGGGGCCGGAGGCCTTCGACGCCGTGCCCTTCCTCGAGCTGCTCGCGGCGCCGGACGGCTACGCCTCCCCGTGGGCACTGCAGGAGCGCACCCCGTCCTGACGGCCGCCAGCCCCGGGGCACCGGGTGCGCGCACGCCGCCGGCCGGGCAGGATGCCGGCGTGCAGGCGGCCGGTGACAGCGAGGTGTGGCTGGTCCGCCACGGGGAGACCCGGTGGAGCCGGGAGCACCGCCACACGTCGGTGACCGACCTCGAGCTCACCGCCGCGGGCGTGGCCGCCGCGAGGGCGCTGGGACCCCGCCTGCGCGGGACCGCCTTCGACCTCGTGCTGACCAGCCCGCTGCGCCGGGCCCGGGACACCGCCCGGACCGCCGGGTTCGCCGACGCCGTCGTCGACGACAGGCTGCACGAGTGGCGGTACGGCGACGTCGAGGGCGTCAGCACGGCGGCGATGCGCCAGAGGGTCGCCGGCTGGACGGTCTGGACGCACGAGGTCCCCGGCGGGGAGCAGGTGGACGACGTCGCCCGGCGCGCCGACGGGGTCGTCGAGCGGCTCCGTGACGCCGGCCGGTCGCTGGTGTTCGCCCACGGGCACCTGCTGCGGGTGCTCGCCGTGCGCTGGCTGGGCCTGGACGCCCGCGCCGGGGCCCACCTGCGCCTCGACACCGGCACCGTGTCCGTGCTCGGCTGGGAGCGCGAGACGCCGGCCGTCGTGCGCTGGAACACCTGACGGGGCTCAGGTCGGCGGCTCCACCGGCTCGGCGCCGCGGTGGATGGGGACACCGGTGAACTCCACGTCGACCGGCGCGGTGAAGCGTCGTCCGTTGATCTCGTCGTGGCGCATGAACGTGGGCGGCTCGACGTGCACCCGGAGGGTGTACTCGCCGTCCTCCGGCAGCGACCAGTTGCGGGCGTAGTGGTAGAGCATCGGGTGCCACACCAGCTCCTGGGGGAACGGGCCGAGCTCCTGCCCGCTCGGGCTGACCAGGGTCGCGCTGACCTCCAGGCCGGGGATGAACCGGCCGTCGGCGGCGTCGCACACCGCGACCTCGACGTGGGCGTTGGTGTCGCCGGGGTTGTGCCACACCAGCTCCCCGTCGGTGAGCTGGTACATCCCTTCGGCCTCCTCGATGGCGTACCCGACGAGGTACTCACCGACCTGCTGGATGCCGCCGGTGTCGGCGACCTCCTGGGCCATGTGCTCCAGGGCCCGCCGGTAGGCCTGGCCCTGCGCGACGGCGAGCTCGAGCTGGCGGTCGGTGGCCTCCGAGGAGGTCGGGTCCATGGGCGGTGTGCCCGGTGCGCTGGTCATTCACCCCTCCTGTGCCGTGCGGTCTCCTCCGAGGGTGCCCGGTGGCCCGGCGCCGCGCATCCCGGGAGCCGGCCCAGCGCTGGACGGGTCACCCCAGCGACTGCAGGGCCCGTCCGAACGACGCGGTGTGCCGGTCGACGTCCTGCGCCGAGGTCTGCGGGGACATCAGCGCCATGTTGTGGAAGGGGGTGAGCAGCACCCCGTCGTTGAGGGCGGCGAGGTGCAGGTACTGCTGGAGGGCGAAGTCGTCCGCGGCGGCGGCCTCGGCGCCGGTGCGCGGTGGCTCGGGGGAGAACGCGTACTCCGCCCGGCACCCCAGCCGGGTGACGTGCCAGGGCACCCCGTGCTCGGCGAGGGACTGCTGCACCCCCGCCGTCCAGCGGACCGCCATCTGCTCCATGTGCCCGAACGCCTCGTCGGTGAGCACCTCGGTCAGCGTCGCCCGGACCGCGGCGAGGGACAGCGCGTTGCCGGCCAGCGTGCCCCCCACCCCGCCGACGTCGACGTCCTCCAGGTCGACGGAGGAGCGCACCCGCTGGGCCAGCTCGGCGGTCATCCCGAACGCCCCCGCCGGGACGCCGCCCCCGATCGTCTTGCCGACGACCACGGCGTCCGGCTGCAGGTCCCAGGCCCTGGTGCAGCCGCCCGGCCCGGCGCACAGCGTGTGCGTCTCGTCCAGGACGAGCAGCACGCCGTAGCGCGTGCACAGGTCACGCAGCGCCTCGTGGTACCCCGGCTCCGGCAGCACGATGCCGATGTTCGTCATCGCCGGCTCCAGCAGCGCGCACGCCACCTCACCGGTCGACAGCGCGGCCTCCAGCGCGTCCACGTCGTTGAACGGGACGACGACGGTCGTCACCGCGGGGTCGACCGGGGGGCCGATGCTGCCGCGCCGGGCCACGACCCGGCCGGTGCCCGGGTCGAGGGTGGCGAAGGTCTCGTCGACGGTCCCGTGGTAGCAGTAGTCGACCACCAGCACCTTCGGGCGGCCCGTGACGTGCCGGGCGTAGCGGATCAGGTGCCGGTTCGCGTCGGTCGCCGAGAGCGTGAACTGCCACTGCGGGACGCCGAAGCGGCGGCCGAGCTCCTCGGCTGCCAGCGCCGCGTCCTGCGTCGGCAGCATCGCCGTGATCCCCCGCCCGACCTGCTCGCGGACGGCGGCGACGGTGGCCGCGGGGGAGTGCCCCACCATCGCGCCGGTGTCGCCGAGGCACAGGTCCACGTGGTCGATGCCGTCCACGCAGGTGAAGTGCGCACCGTGCGCCTCGTCGACGAAGACCGGGAACGGTCCCGGCCACTTGGCCATCCACGACATCGGGACGCCGCCGGGCATCGACTCCTGCGCCCTCGCCGCGAGCTCCCGCGACCGCGGCCTGGCCGCGACGAACCGCTGCGTCTCGGCCGCGGTCAGCTCGGCGAGCCGGTCGGCGTTCACGCGAGACTCTCCGCCACGGCTGACTCGAGGACGTCCAGGGCCTCGTCGAGCAGCCGGGGGGCGATCGTCAGCGGGGGCAGGAACCGCAGGACGTTGCCGTAGGTGCCGGCGGTCAGCGTGACCACACCGGCGGCGTGGCAGGCCGCGCTGATCCGCGCGGCCTGCGCGGCGTCCGGCTCGGTGGTCCCCGGGTGGACCAGCTCGATCGCGAGCATGGCTCCGCGACCGCGGACGTCGCCGATCGCCGGGTGGTGCTGCGCCAGGGCGCGCAGCCGCGGCAGCATCTGCTCCTCGACGGCCCGGGCGCGGGCCGGCAGGTCGTCCTCGACGAGGGTGCGCATGGCCGCCAGCGCCGCGGCGCAGGCGACCGGGTTGCCGCCGTACGTCCCGCCCAGGCCGCCGGGGTGGACGGCGTCCACCACCTCGGCCCGCCCGACGACGCCGGCCAGGGGCAGGCCCCCGGCGACGCCCTTGGCGACCGTCATGAGGTCGGGCACGACCCCTTCGTGCTCGCAGGCGAACACCCGGCCGGTGCGCCCGAACCCGGTCTGGATCTCGTCGGCGACGAGCAGCACCCCGTGCTGGCGGCACCAGCGCTCCACCGCGGGCAGGAAGCCGGGAGCGGGGACGACGAAGCCGCCCTCGCCCTGGATCGGCTCCACGACGACGCACGCGACGCGGTCGGCGCCGACCTGGGTGGTGACGGCGTCCAGCGCCCGGGCAGCCGCCTCCTCCCCGGTGACCGGGACCGGCTCCCGGAACGGGTAGGACGTCGGCACCCGGTAGACCTCGCCCGCGAACGGCCCGAACCCGCTCTTGTACGGCACGGCCTTGGCGGTCATCGCCATCGTGAGGTTCGTGCGGCCGTGGTAGGCGTGGTCGAGGACGACGACGGCGTCCCGTCCGGTGGCGTGCCGGGCGATCTTCACCGCGTTCTCCACCGCCTCGGCGCCGGAGTTGAACAGCGCCGCCCGCTTCGGGTGGGACCCCGGTGACAGCTCCGCCAGGCGCTCGCAGACCGCGACGTAGCCCTCGTAGGGCGTGACCATGAAGCAGGTGTGGGTGAAGGCTGCGACCTGCTCCTGCACGGCGTGGACCACGGCCGGCGCGGCGTGCCCCACGTTGACGACGGCGATCCCGGAGCCCAGGTCGATGAGGTGGTTGCCGTCGACGTCGACGATCACGGCTCCGCCGGCGCGCTCGACGTAGACCGGCAGCGTCGTGGCGACGCCGCGGGCCACGGCGGACTCCTTGCGGGCGGCGAGCTCCCGCGAGCGCGGGCCGGGGACCGGGGTGAGGAGTCGGCGGACCTGCTCGACGCCGTTGACGACGTCAGGTGCGGGGGCGGTTGTCATGCCGGCATGGTAGTGACGGATACGCCTGTGTCACCAGGTCTCAGCGACGGATTCCGTGGGTCGAGCCGGCAACGCCCCCGGCATCCGTGGTCCGCACCGACGGTCGACTCGGTAGAGTCGGTGCCCATGACCGGACTCTCGGAGCGCGAGCGCGCGGTGCTGGACGCGGTCCCCACGGGACTGCTCATCGGCGGGACCTGGCGGGAGGCCGCCTCCGGCCGGCGGCTGGACGTCGAGGACCCGGCGACCGGGCAGGTGATCGCCACGGTCGCGGACGCCGACGTCCAGGACGGGGACGCCGCACTCACCGCGGCGGTCGAGGCGCAGGCGGGCTGGGCCGCCACCCCGCCCCGGGAGCGCGCGGAGATCCTGCGCCGCTCCTTCGAGGCGGTGATGGACCGCCAGGAGGACCTGGCGCTGCTGATGACCCTGGAGATGGGCAAGTCGCTGGCGGAGTCCCGCGGCGAGATCGCCTACGGCGCGGAGTTCCTCCGCTGGTTCTCCGAGGAGGCGGTGCGCGTCCACGGCCGGTACTCGGTCGCCCCCGCCGGGGGCAGCCGTCTGCTGACGATGAAGCAGCCGGTCGGGCCCTGCCTGCTCATCACCCCGTGGAACTTCCCGCTGGCGATGGGCACCCGAAAGATCGGCCCGGCGGTCGCCGCCGGCTGCACGATGGTGGTCAAGCCGGCGTCGGCGACACCGTTGTCGATGCTGGCGCTCGCGGCCGTCATGCAGGAGGCCGGCCTGCCGCCCGGAGTGCTCAACGTCGTCACCACCTCCTCGACAGGCGCGGTGATGGAGCCGCTCATCCGCGACCCGCGGTTGCGCAAGCTGTCCTTCACCGGCTCCACCGAGGTGGGCCGGCGGCTCGTCGAGCAGTCCGCCGACCAGCTGCTGCGGGTGTCCATGGAGCTGGGCGGCAACGCACCGTTCCTCGTCTTCGCCGACGCCGACCTCGACGCCGCGGTCGACGGCGCCATGCTGGCGAAGATGCGGAACATCGGCGAGGCGTGCACCGCCGCCAACCGCTTCCACGTCCACGTCGACGTCGCCGAGGAGTTCTCCCGCCGGCTGGCCGAGCGGATGGCCGCCCTCACCCTCGGCCGGGGCACCGACGACGGCGTCCAGGTCGGACCGCTCGTCGACGAGCGGCAGCGCAGCACCGTGGACGAGCTGGTCCGCGACGCCGTCGCCCGGGGAGCCACCGTGCTCACCGGCGGCGAACGGGTCGGGGACGCCGGCTACTTCTACGCGCCGACCGTCCTCGGCGACGTCCCGGCCGGTGCCCGCATCCTCGCCGAGGAGGTCTTCGGGCCGGTCGCCCCGGTCACGACGTTCCGCACCGACGACGAGGCCGTCGCAGCCGCCAACGACACCCCCTACGGGCTCGTCGCCTACGTCTTCACCCGCGACCTCGACCGCGCGCTGCGGGTCGCCGAGCGGCTGCAGACGGGCATGGTCGGGCTCAACGCCGGCGTGGTGTCGAACCCGGCCGCGCCGTTCGGCGGGGTCAAGGCCAGCGGCTTCGGCCGGGAGGGCGGCTTCGAGGGGATCGAGGAGTACCTCGAGACCAAGTACGTCGGCATCTCCCTGCCCTGAGGCCGCGCGCGGCGTCCGGCCACGGTCCCACCAGTCCCCGGGGGTGGGGGACACTGACCCGGTGACGCCCCGTGACGTGGTCCTGCTCGGCTCCACCGGGTCCATCGGCACCCAGGCCGAGGACGTCGTCCGGCGCAACCCCGACCGGTTCCGCGTCGTCGGCGTGGCCGCCGGCGGGCGGGACCCGGTCGCGCTCGCCGAGCAGGCGGTCCGGCTGGGGGTGCAGACGGTCGCGGTCGCCGACCCGGGGGCCGCGGCCGCCCTGGGCGAGGCCCTGCGCACCGCCCGCGCCAGGGTCCCCGACCCCGGTCCCGTCCCGGAGGTGCTGGCCGGCCCGCAGGCCGCCACCGAGCTCGCCGCCCGGCCGTGCGACGTCGTCCTCAACGGGATGACCGGCTCCGTCGGCCTGGCGCCGTCCCTGGCCGCCGTGCAGGCGGGACGCACCCTGGCCCTGGCGAACAAGGAGTCCCTCGTCGTCGGTGGCCCGCTGCTGAGCCGCGCCGCCGCAGCGGACCAGATCGTGCCGGTGGACTCCGAGCACTCCGCGCTGGCGCAGTGCCTGCGGGCCGGACGCCGCGACGAGGTGCGTCGCCTCGTGCTCACCGCGTCCGGCGGGCCGTTCCGCGGACGCTCCCGGGCCGAGCTCGCCGACGTCACCCCCGAGCAGGCGCTCGACCACCCGACCTGGTCGATGGGCCCGGTGGTCACCGTGAACTCCGCGACCCTCGTGAACAAGGCGCTCGAGGTGATCGAGGCGCACCTGCTGTTCGACGTCGGGTACGAGGCGATCGACGTGGTCGTGCACCCGCAGTCGGTGGTGCACTCGATGGTCGAGTTCGTCGACGGCTCGACCCTCGCCCAGGCCTGCCCGCCCAGCATGCTCATCCCCATCGCGCTCGGGCTGGCCTGGCCCGACCGGGTCCCGGGTGCCGCGCCCGGCTGCGACTGGTCGGCGGCGACGTCCTGGGAGTTCCTGCCGCTGGACGAGGAGGCCTTCCCCGCCGTCCGGCTGGCCCGGGACGTCGGACGCGCCGGCGGCGCCCTGCCGGCGGTCTACAACGCGGCCAACGAGGAGGCGGTCGCGGCCTTCCTCGCCGGGGGCCTGCCCTTCCTGGGAATCGTCGACACGGTCCAGCGAGTTGTGGACGACGCGGTGCGCGACGAGGCGGTGCCCACCGGCGACCAGGTGGTGCTCGGTGACGTGCTCGCGGCCGAGACGTGGGCCCGCAGCCGGGCGCACGGGCTGCTCGAGGGGAGGGTGGGACGATGACCGAGGTGGTCGCCTACACCGTCGGCGTGCTCGTCGTCGTCGTGGGGCTCGCGCTGTCCATCGCCCTGCACGAGATCGGGCACCTGGTGCCGGCCAAACGCTTCGGGGTCAAGGTCACCCAGTACATGGTCGGGTTCGGGCCCACCCTGTGGGCGCGCCGGCGCGGGGAGACCGAGTACGGCGTCAAGTGGGTCCCGCTCGGCGGCTACATCCGGATGATCGGCATGTTCCCCCCGGCGCCCGGCTCGGACGACCGCCACCTGCGGGCCTCGTCCACCGGCCCCTTCCAGTCCCTCGCCGACGAGGCGCGGCGGGCCAGCGCCGAGGAGATCGAGCCCGGTGACGAGGACCGGGTCTTCTACCGGCTCCCGGTCGCCAAGCGCTTGGTGATCATGCTGGGTGGCCCGGTGATGAACCTCGTGCTGGCCGTCGTCTTCCTCGGGGCCACCGTCGTCGGCATCGGTCTGCCCACCCTCACCCCGACCGTGTCCGCGGTCTCGGAGTGCGTCGTCCCGGTGACCCGGGCGGACCAGACCTGCGGGCCCGGGGACCCGGCCGCCCCGGCCGCCGAGGCCGGCATCCGGGCCGGCGACGTCATCCTCGCCGTCGACGGCCGCCCCACCCCGGACTGGCGCTCGGTGCAGGAGGCCATCCGCGGAGCCGCCGGGCGCACGGTCCCCGTCGTCGTCGAGCGCGACGGGCAGCGCCTCGAGCTGTCCGCCCCGATCATCGCCGACGACCGGCCCGCCCTGGACGCGGCCGGCGAGCCGGTCCTGGACGCCGACGGTGAGCCGGTGCTCGAGCAGGTCGGCTTCCTCGGGGTGTCTCCCAGCCAGGAGCTCGTCCCCCAGCCGGTCACCGAGGTGCCGGCCGTCGTCGGCGACGCCGTCGTCCAGACCGCCGCCATCATCATCGACCTGCCGGCCCGGATGGTCGACGTCGCCGAGGCCGCCTTCGGGGACGCCGAGCGCGACCCGCAGGGGCCGATCGGCGTCGTCGGGGTCGGTCGGCTCTCCGGTGAGGTCGCCACCAGCGACCTGCTCGCCAGCACCCAGGAACGGGTGGCGGTGATGCTCTCGCTGCTCGGGTCGCTCAACGTCGCGCTGTTCGTGTTCAACCTGCTGCCGCTCATGCCGCTGGACGGCGGGCACGTGGCCGGCGCCCTGTGGGAGGGTGCCCGCCGCCAGCTGGCCCGGCTCCGCGGGCGGCCCGACCCCGGCCCGGTCGACATCGCCCGGCTGCTGCCGCTGACCTACGCGGTCGCCATCGTCCTCGTCGGGATGTCCGGCCTGCTGCTGTACGCGGACGTCGTCCGACCGGTCACCCTCGGGGGCTGAGATGTCCTGCCCACGGGCCGGGCGGCCCAGGCTGCCCTGATCGCGGATACTGGAGCCATGTCGAGTCCTGCCAGCACGCCGACCCCCGGACGCCCCGCTGCCCCCGGCACCCCGGTAGGGCTCGGCATGCCGGCCCTGCCACCGCCGGTGCTCGCCCCCCGACGTCGCAGCCGCACGATCCGGGTGGGGTCGGTCGAGGTCGGCGGCGACGCGCCGATCAGCGTCCAGTCGATGACGACGACGCCCACCGCGGACGTCAACGCGACCCTGCAGCAGATCGCCGAGCTCACGGCCGCCGGCTGCGACATCGTCCGGGTCGCCTGCCCCAGCCAGGACGACGCGGACGCGCTGCCAGCCATCGCCGGCAAGTCCCAGATCCCGGTCATCGCCGACATCCACTTCCAGCCGAAGTACGTGTTCGCCGCGATCGAGGCCGGGTGCGCGGGCGTCCGGGTCAACCCGGGCAACATCCGCAAGTTCGACGACCAGGTCAAGGAGATCGCCCAGGCGGCCAAGGACCACGGCACCTCCATCCGGATCGGCGTCAACGCCGGGTCGCTCGACAAGCGGCTGCTCGACAAGTACGGCAGGCCGACCGCCGAGGCGCTCGTGGAGTCCGCGGTGTGGGAGGCGTCGCTGTTCGAGGAGCACGACTTCCACGACTTCAAGATCTCCGTCAAGCACAACGACCCGGTGGTCATGGTCCGCGCCTACGAGATGCTGGCCGAGCGGGGGGACTGGCCGCTGCACCTCGGTGTCACCGAGGCGGGCCCGGCGTTCCAGGGGACGATCAAGTCCGCGGTCGCGTTCGGGGCGCTGCTCAGCAAGGGCATCGGTGACACGATCCGGGTGTCGCTGTCCGCACCCCCGGTGGAGGAGGTCAAGGTCGGGCTGCAGATCCTCGAGTCGCTCAACCTGCGCCCGCGCCGTCTGGAGATCGTCTCCTGCCCGTCCTGCGGCCGCGCTCAGGTGGACGTGTACAAGCTCGCCGAGGAGGTCACCGCCGGGCTCGAGGGGATGGAGGTGCCGCTCCGCGTCGCCGTCATGGGGTGCGTCGTCAACGGGCCCGGCGAGGCCCGCGAGGCCGACCTGGGCGTCGCCTCCGGCAACGGCAAGGGCCAGATCTTCGTCAAGGGCGAGGTCATCAAGACGGTGCCCGAGTCGCAGATCGTCGAGACGCTCATCGAGGAGGCCATGCGGATCGCCGAGGAGATGGGCGAGGACGTCGAGGGCACGCCCTCCGTGAGCGTCGGCTGAGGTGCTGCGCCAGCCCGTGACGGTGCTGGACGACGCCGCCGCCGGCGCCGTCCTGGAGCTGTGCGAGCAGGACCCCGTCGCCAACGTGTTCGTGTCCTCCCGGGTCGCCGCCGTCGGCTGCGACCCGCGCCGGCTCGGCGGGGAGCTGTGGGGGTACTGGCGGCGGGGTCGGCTGCGGGCCGCGTGCTGGGCGGGCGCCAACCTCGTCCCGGTCGGGGTCGACGACGTCGCGGTCGACGCGTTCGCCGCTCGCGCGCGGCGCCAGGGTCGCCGGTGCTCCTCGCTGGTCGGCCCGGCCGAGGGCGTGCTCGCGCTGTGGGACCGGCTCGAGCCCGCGTGGGGGCCGGCGCGCGACGTCCGGCCCGACCAGCCGCTGCTCGCCATCGCCGCCGACCCGCTGGTCGCGCCGGACCCCGCCGTCCGGGCGACCACCGAGGCCGACCTCGACCTGCTGTACCCGGCCTGCGTGGCGATGTTCACCGAGGAGGTCGGGTACTCCCCGGAGACCGGGGACGGCGGCGCGACCTACCGGCGCCGGGTCGCCGAGCTCGTCCGGCTCGGTCGCTCGTTCGCCCGCATCGACGAGGTGGACGGCCGCCGGCGGGTCGTGTTCAAGGCCGAGCTCGGCGCGGTCGCCCCCGGCGTCGTCCAGGTCCAGGGCGTGTGGGTGCACCCGGCGCTGCGCGGTCGCGGGCTCGCCGCACCGGGGATGGCCGCGGTCGTCGCGCTCACCAGGGAGCGGTTCACCTGGGCCGGCCGGGACACCGTCGTCAGCCTCTACGTCAACTCGTTCAACCGGCGAGCCGTCGCCGCCTACGAACGGGTGGGGATGCAGCACGTCGGGCGCTTCGCCACCGTCCTGTTCTGAGGCCCCCGGCCCTGTTCTGAGGACCCCGGCCCTGTTCTGAGGACCCCGGCGGTGATCGCCACCGGGGGAGGAGTCGCAGCCCGCAGCGGCCTCGCGCACGCCCTGGCGGGCTCCGACTCCTCCCCACCTGGCGATCAGCCCGCGACGTCGCGCAGCACCCCGATCACCCACTCCTGGTCGAGCATGACGTCCTCCCAGGCGAACCGCCGCACCGTCCACCCGGCGCGCACCAGCTCGTCGTAGCGGCGGGCGTCCCGGCGCAGCGCCCTGCGGTCGCCGTGCCACTCGAAGGAGTCCGCCTCGAGCACGACGCGTCGCCGCCGGTCGGCGAGGTCCACCCGGGCCGGGCGCCCCGCGTCGATGCGGACCTGCGGCTCGAAGCCCGTGCAGCCGGCGCTCAGCGCGAGCCCGCGCAGGGCCGACTCGAACGGGTTGGCCGCCCGGCCGTCGGCGTGCTCGGCGACCCAGCAGGCGGCGCGCCGGCCCCGACGTCGGCGAACGGCCGCCGCCAGGAGGTCCTCCCGGTGGACGAGCCCGAGCCGCAGCGCCCCGTCGGCCACCGCAAGAGCCTCCAGCCGGTCGAGGTCGGCAGCACAGTCCAGCACCGTCCGCAGCGGGGTCGTCACCGCTGCGCGCCGCTCGACGTCGGCGGGGGCCAGCGACCGCCAGCGGTACACGACGTCCGACCGGGGCGGGGGGTGGGCGTTGGGCGGCACCGTGACGGACGCGGTCTCGGGCGGCAGCAGCAGCGGCAGCCGGTGCTGCTCGGCGGCGGACAGGTGGCTCACCACCCCGCCGCACCGCGCCGCCACCTCTCGGGCGGTGGGCAGCTCGGGCAGGGCGTACACGCCGCGCGCCGCGCGCAGCACGAGCCCGGCCTGCAGCGCCGAGCGCAGCGCGTGCTGGGTCACGTGCTCCGCCAGCTGCGTCCACGTCGCCGTGCCGCCGTGCCGGCGCACCACCATCTCGGGGGTCAGGCCCGTCCGCACCCGGCTGAGCGTGCCGCGCGCCGCAGGGTCCCCGCGCTCGTCGTCCACAGGCGATCGCCACCGCAGGAGGTGGAACCGCGGAGCGCGCGCCGCGGTTCGGGGCCGGCAGCGCGGAACTCCTCCTGGCGTGGCGATCACCCGAGCCGGGCCGGGCAGGTGCAGGGCGGCGGGGCGGCAGGGTGGCGGGGGAGCCGGGGCGGCGGGGCGGCGGGGCGGCGGGGCGGCAGTGCGGCAGGGCGGGGCGGGCTCGTCGCTAGGCTCCGGCCCATGATCCTGCGGATGTCGTCCCTGTTCCTGCGCACCCTGCGCGAGGACCCGGCGGACGCCGAGGTGCCCAGTCACCGGCTGCTCGTGCGGGCCGGTTACATCCGCCGTGCGGCCCCGGGCATCTACAGCTGGCTGCCGCTCGGCGTCCGGGTGCTGCGCAACGTGGAGCGGATCGTCCGCGAGGAGATGGACGCCATGGGCGCCCAGGAGGTGCACTTCCCGGCGCTGCTGCCCCGAGAGCCCTACGAGGCCACCGGGCGCTGGACCGAGTACGGCCCGAACCTGTTCCGGCTCACCGACCGCAAGCAGGGCGACTACCTCCTCGGCCCCACCCACGAGGAGATGTTCACCCTGCTCGTCAAGGACCTGTACTCCTCGTACAAGGACCTGCCGCTGTCCCTCTACCAGATCCAGACCAAGTACCGGGACGAGGCGCGTCCCCGTGCCGGCCTGCTGCGCGGCCGCGAGTTCGTCATGAAGGACTCCTACTCCTTCGACGTCGACGACGCCGGCCTCGAGCGCTCCTACCGGGCCCACCGCGACGCCTACGTGCGGATCTTCGACCGGCTCGGCATGGACTACGTCATCGTCACCGCGATGTCCGGGGCGATGGGCGGGTCGGCCAGCGAGGAGTTCCTCGTGCCGGCCGTCAACGGCGAGGACACCTACGTGCGGTGCACGCGCTGCGACTACGCCGCGAACGTCGAGGCCGTCCGGGTCCCCGTCCCCGAGCCGGTGCCGGCCGGCGACGCACCCGCCGCCCACGTCGAGGACACCCCCGGTACGCCGACCATCGACACCCTCGTCGACCACCTCAACGAGCGGTTCCCCCGCGCGGACCGGCCGTGGACCGCCGCCGACACGCTGAAGAACGTCCTCGTCGTCCTCGTCCACCCCGACGGCCGGCGCGAGCCGCTCGCCGTCGGCCTCCCCGGCGACCGTGACGTCGACGAGAAGCGCCTGGCGGCACAGGTGGAGCCCGCGGTCGTCGAGCCGTTCACCGAGGCCGACTTCGCGGCGAACCCCGTGCTGCGCAAGGGCTACATCGGCCCCGGCGTGCTCGGGACCGACCGCGCCAGCGG
This DNA window, taken from Kineosporiaceae bacterium SCSIO 59966, encodes the following:
- a CDS encoding RIP metalloprotease, which translates into the protein MVAYTVGVLVVVVGLALSIALHEIGHLVPAKRFGVKVTQYMVGFGPTLWARRRGETEYGVKWVPLGGYIRMIGMFPPAPGSDDRHLRASSTGPFQSLADEARRASAEEIEPGDEDRVFYRLPVAKRLVIMLGGPVMNLVLAVVFLGATVVGIGLPTLTPTVSAVSECVVPVTRADQTCGPGDPAAPAAEAGIRAGDVILAVDGRPTPDWRSVQEAIRGAAGRTVPVVVERDGQRLELSAPIIADDRPALDAAGEPVLDADGEPVLEQVGFLGVSPSQELVPQPVTEVPAVVGDAVVQTAAIIIDLPARMVDVAEAAFGDAERDPQGPIGVVGVGRLSGEVATSDLLASTQERVAVMLSLLGSLNVALFVFNLLPLMPLDGGHVAGALWEGARRQLARLRGRPDPGPVDIARLLPLTYAVAIVLVGMSGLLLYADVVRPVTLGG
- a CDS encoding 1-deoxy-D-xylulose-5-phosphate reductoisomerase; this encodes MTPRDVVLLGSTGSIGTQAEDVVRRNPDRFRVVGVAAGGRDPVALAEQAVRLGVQTVAVADPGAAAALGEALRTARARVPDPGPVPEVLAGPQAATELAARPCDVVLNGMTGSVGLAPSLAAVQAGRTLALANKESLVVGGPLLSRAAAADQIVPVDSEHSALAQCLRAGRRDEVRRLVLTASGGPFRGRSRAELADVTPEQALDHPTWSMGPVVTVNSATLVNKALEVIEAHLLFDVGYEAIDVVVHPQSVVHSMVEFVDGSTLAQACPPSMLIPIALGLAWPDRVPGAAPGCDWSAATSWEFLPLDEEAFPAVRLARDVGRAGGALPAVYNAANEEAVAAFLAGGLPFLGIVDTVQRVVDDAVRDEAVPTGDQVVLGDVLAAETWARSRAHGLLEGRVGR
- a CDS encoding DUF559 domain-containing protein, with the protein product MDDERGDPAARGTLSRVRTGLTPEMVVRRHGGTATWTQLAEHVTQHALRSALQAGLVLRAARGVYALPELPTAREVAARCGGVVSHLSAAEQHRLPLLLPPETASVTVPPNAHPPPRSDVVYRWRSLAPADVERRAAVTTPLRTVLDCAADLDRLEALAVADGALRLGLVHREDLLAAAVRRRRGRRAACWVAEHADGRAANPFESALRGLALSAGCTGFEPQVRIDAGRPARVDLADRRRRVVLEADSFEWHGDRRALRRDARRYDELVRAGWTVRRFAWEDVMLDQEWVIGVLRDVAG
- the ispG gene encoding flavodoxin-dependent (E)-4-hydroxy-3-methylbut-2-enyl-diphosphate synthase yields the protein MPALPPPVLAPRRRSRTIRVGSVEVGGDAPISVQSMTTTPTADVNATLQQIAELTAAGCDIVRVACPSQDDADALPAIAGKSQIPVIADIHFQPKYVFAAIEAGCAGVRVNPGNIRKFDDQVKEIAQAAKDHGTSIRIGVNAGSLDKRLLDKYGRPTAEALVESAVWEASLFEEHDFHDFKISVKHNDPVVMVRAYEMLAERGDWPLHLGVTEAGPAFQGTIKSAVAFGALLSKGIGDTIRVSLSAPPVEEVKVGLQILESLNLRPRRLEIVSCPSCGRAQVDVYKLAEEVTAGLEGMEVPLRVAVMGCVVNGPGEAREADLGVASGNGKGQIFVKGEVIKTVPESQIVETLIEEAMRIAEEMGEDVEGTPSVSVG
- a CDS encoding GNAT family N-acetyltransferase; the encoded protein is MLRQPVTVLDDAAAGAVLELCEQDPVANVFVSSRVAAVGCDPRRLGGELWGYWRRGRLRAACWAGANLVPVGVDDVAVDAFAARARRQGRRCSSLVGPAEGVLALWDRLEPAWGPARDVRPDQPLLAIAADPLVAPDPAVRATTEADLDLLYPACVAMFTEEVGYSPETGDGGATYRRRVAELVRLGRSFARIDEVDGRRRVVFKAELGAVAPGVVQVQGVWVHPALRGRGLAAPGMAAVVALTRERFTWAGRDTVVSLYVNSFNRRAVAAYERVGMQHVGRFATVLF